In Streptomyces dangxiongensis, one DNA window encodes the following:
- a CDS encoding STAS domain-containing protein, with product MLHIIESQGDRTRAELPEDVDLYTASSLRTAVGGLIDAGCRHLVLDASRTLHMDSTGVSALVSWYQRLDAVGGSLGITGLDDGLLRMFTILGLDTVMSLTPGKAPSV from the coding sequence TTGCTGCACATCATCGAGAGTCAGGGCGACCGGACGAGGGCGGAACTGCCCGAGGACGTGGATCTGTACACGGCGTCCTCGCTTCGGACGGCGGTCGGCGGCCTGATCGACGCGGGGTGCCGTCACCTGGTTCTGGACGCCTCCCGCACGCTGCACATGGACTCCACCGGGGTCAGCGCCCTGGTGAGCTGGTACCAGCGGCTGGACGCCGTCGGCGGCTCCCTCGGCATCACCGGACTCGATGACGGTCTGCTCCGTATGTTCACCATCCTCGGGCTCGACACCGTCATGAGCCTCACGCCCGGCAAGGCCCCGTCCGTCTGA
- a CDS encoding hydrophobic protein translates to MVPLLLVLLLALILFGAGFALKALWWIAVIVLIVWVLGFVVRSADSGGRKGRWYRW, encoded by the coding sequence ATGGTTCCCCTGCTTCTGGTTCTTCTTCTGGCTCTGATCCTCTTCGGCGCGGGTTTCGCGCTGAAGGCGCTGTGGTGGATCGCGGTGATCGTGCTGATCGTGTGGGTGCTGGGCTTCGTCGTCCGGTCCGCGGACAGCGGCGGCCGTAAGGGCCGCTGGTATCGCTGGTAG